Within the Pseudanabaena sp. BC1403 genome, the region GGTGCGGAGGTGGCATTGGCGGTGGATGAGGTAAATCACCTTGATTCATGAGCATAAATACTCTAGGCATCACCTCCAGATAGAATGCCAACATTTGCTCACATATCACGATCAACTCTTCCTTAATTGCCGCAGTAGGTGTTTGACTGGATAAAGTTTTGACCCACTTTGGATTTTCTGTAATGCCGATAGCAGCCAGAAACAATGCTTGCTTAGTTGCAAAGCGCTTAAAGATAGAAGCTTCAGATATTCCAGCCTTTTCCGCGATCGCCAATGTTGATGCACCAAAACCCTCTTTTAAAAAGATTTCTCGCGCAGCAATCAGAATTTCTTCATTAGTGATTTTAGGAGGACGAGCCATAAATAAGTAAGTACTTACTTTTTAATAATAGGTCTAACTCTAAGTGCTTGTCAAGTCACCTAAAGAATATAACAAATAAACCTAAAGCCTTTTGCTCACAGCTTTTGGTGTTTCGTTTCAATCACGAAGGAAGTTTTTCACCTAATTGGGTGAGGTCGATCGCATGTCCTCCTGTAACCAGATAAACTGAATCAGCGATCGCACCAATTTTACGACTCAGACCACCGAGGCGATCGCGAAATATTCTCCCTAACTTATATTCTGGTACAAGTCCCCAGCCCACCTCTTCCGCGACAAAAGTGATATCGACCTTACAGACTTGAATTGCTTGTAAGAGTTCTGTTTCTATTTTGCTCCAAGCCAGTTCATCCTCTTCCAAAAGATTTGCTAACCAAGTACCAAGAGAATCTACCAGAATATAATTGGAATCGCTTTTAATTCCTAAAATCGCTTTAGCGAGTTCCATGGGAACTTCCAAGGTTTGCCAATTCTCAGGACGGCGATCGCTATGTTTTTGTAGTCGAGATTCCCATTCCGCATCATCGGGATAACAAGTTGCAGTGGCGATATAAATTACATTCTTTTGCGATCGCATTGCTAATTGCTCTGCCCATTCACTTTTGCCTGAACGAGTTGCGCCCGTCACGAGAGTAATCATCCTTGTTACCATCAATTGCCCCTTGCTATACTATTACGATATCGCTCATTGGTAGTGCTAACGCCTCAACTCTAACAAGACCGAGCCTTACTTTAAACAAATTTCATCAGGACGCGATCGGCGTTAAACCATCATGGTTACTCAACTTGCCCAAAAGACCTACACCGTTGAAGAATACCTAGAACTAGAGCTAGCTTCGGAAACTCGCAGTGAATATCGTAATGGAGAAATTATTCCGATGACTGGTGGAACCCCAAACCATAATGATATTTCTGGGAATGCCTACATATTATTGAAGGCACTTTTAAAAACAAAAGAATATCGTGTGTTTCATGTTGATCAGCGTCTCTGGATTCCATCTTTAAAACAATACGCATATCCTGATGTGATGGTTGCGCCTAAGCCTCTGGAAATGCAAACTGGACGCAAAGATACGATTACTAATCCTTGCTTTATCGCGGAGGTGTTATCTAGATCCACCCAAAACTATGATCGCAGTGAAAAATTTGCCAATTATCGCACCATCGATACTTTTCAGGAATATCTCTTAATCGATCAATACCATATCCATGTTGAGCATCATGTTAAAACCGCCGTCAATCAATGGTTATTCTCAGAATACGTCGATCCAAACGTTACGATTTCTTTGCAATTCTTGGATTTGCCAATCCAAATAGCCGATCTTTACGACAATATTGAGTTTATTTAATTCAAAACCCCAAAGATAAGTGGCGGCGCTTCTCGCCGCCACTTATCTTTGGGGTTTTGTGTCCTAAAAAAATTTGTATTGCTATACGATCCTAAATAGTTAATTTTTATAGTCCAGCTTATCTCTAGCTATAAGGACTAGCTTTACAATGCTATGATCTCAACACGCTAGGAGTGTCTAGAAATAACTAGACTGAGAGCAGATCCTTAGAACCTGAACCGATTGACATCGGCGTAGGAAAGCACATTATTTGAGGAAATTTACATGACAGTTGGTTTGAAACTCCCCTCTGCACCTACAAGGCGTGGAGAATATCGCGGTACGCAAATGCATTGTGCTCGTCAAGGCATCATCACTGAAGAGATGCAGTATGTGGCATGGCGTGAAAATCTACCCGTCGAGCTGGTACGCGCTGAAGTCGCCAGAGGTCGGGCAATCATTCCCGCCAACAAGAATCACACAAATCTTGAACCAATGGGAATTGGCATTGCCTTCCGATGCAAGGTCAACGCCAACATCGGTGCATCCCCAAACTCTTCTAACATTGACGAAGAAGTTGAGAAGTTACATTTATCAGTCAAATATGGCGCTGATACTGTCATGGACTTGTCCACTGGTGGTGGCGATCTCGATGTGATTCGGACAGCGATTATCAAAGCTTCACCTGTTCCCATCGGCACAGTTCCCATTTACCAAGCACTCGAAAGCGTGCATGGTAGAATGGAAAACCTCACACCTGATGACTTCTTACACATCATTGAGAAGCACGCTGAGCAAGGCGTAGACTATCAAACCATCCATGCAGGAATCTTGATCGAGCATCTACCGCTTGTCAAAAACCGTCTCACAGGGATTGTTTCCCGTGGTGGTGGGATTTTGGCGCGTTGGATGTTGCATCACCACAAGCAAAATCCTCTCTATACCCATTTCAACGACATCATCGAAATCTTTAAGAAGCATGATGTGTCCTTCAGTCTTGGGGACTCGCTGCGACCAGGTTGCTTGCATGATGCCTCTGATGAAGCTCAACTTGCAGAACTAAAAACCCTCGGTCAGCTAACTCGCCGTGCTTGGGAACATGATATTCAAGTCATGGTCGAAGGCCCTGGACATGTACCAATGGATCAGATCGAGTTCAATGTTCGCAAGCAAATGGAAGAATGCTCTGAAGCTCCTTTCTATGTACTTGGTCCTTTGGTAACGGATATTGCCCCAGGATATGACCACATCACTTCTGCGATCGGTGCAGCGATGGCTGGTTGGTATGGTACTGCAATGCTCTGCTATGTCACACCTAAGGAACACCTTGGCTTGCCAAATGCTGAAGATGTGCGTAATGGCTTGATTGCCTACAAGATCGCAGCCCATGCTGCGGATATTGCCCGTCATCGTCCTAACGCACGCGATCGCGATGATGAGCTATCCACTGCGCGTTACAACTTCGATTGGAACAAGCAGTTTGAATTGTCTCTCGATCCTGAACGTGCTAAGGAATATCACGACGAGACTTTACCTGCGGATATTTATAAAACCGCAGAGTTCTGCTCGATGTGTGGACCTAAGTTCTGTCCTATGCAAGAGAAAGTTGATGCTGAAGCAATTAGTGAACTTGAGAAGTTTCTTGCAAAGGAGCCTGTGACCTCAGTCTAAATTAAATATAAAACCCAAAAACTGTAGCGCACGCTGCGCGTGCGCTACAGTTTTTGATTCTGGGTTTTAATTATGACCAGCTACTTATGAGTGAATATTATGAGTGAATATACCGATCGCCTGTTAGCAACTAAGAAACGCTATCCTTTTGCTCGATGGATTGCAAATACCATTGAGGATTATAACGAACTATCCTGTCAACCTTACATTGTGGCTTTTGACACCCTACTCGATCATCTTGTGGCTTTGGGCGAGCAAGCTTCTACTGAAGCAAAACTAGAGGCATTTCAGGAAACCGTGGAAACCCTCAATGATCTTAATGATAATGATGGATTGATCGAAACGGGAGAGCGGGAAGACCTATGCGAGATTTGCAATATTATCGCCATCGCCGCAGGAATCGATCCAACGAAATATGGTGGTGGCGAGGGGCCAGCGAGTGAATGGCGTGACTGGTAAGATCTTGCGATTGCCATAACTTCCTGTTTGTGGCGCATACTTGTGAAACAAAAGCAACTTGCTGCTAGTCTAGTTAGACATGTTTGCTAGATATCTTGTTGGTGTCTCAATATGAATAAGTTTCCCTGTCCTAGTCTTATTAATGTAGCTTTTCTCTTGTCCCTCACTGTGCCCTCTGCTGCTTGGGCGCAGGCTGCTCAACAAAAGATTGTTTATGTATCCCCACAAGGTAATGATGCACAGACCTATCGTACAATCACGGCTGCGATCGCAGCTAATCCCCAAGAAGGGACGATTTTCCAATTAAGTAATGGCACATATAGCCAAACTACTGGCGAAAGTTTTCCAATTCGTCTTCCTAAAGGTGCGATCTTACGCGGTAATCCTAGCGCTAATGGAAATGGGGTAGTGATTAGCGGTGGTGGTCGCTTTGTCAGTCCCACTTTTGCGAGCCAAAATATTGCGATCGCAGCAGCAACTAACTCTCGCATTGAAGGGATCACAGTCACTAATAGTAACCCACGCGGCTATGGACTATGGTTAGAATCCAGCCGTAATGTCATTATTGCTAACAATAGTTTTGTGAGTAGTACCCACGATGGCATCTTCCTCACAGGCAGTGCTAATGCTTACATTGGCAATAATCTATTCACGAATAATAAAGGCAGTGGTATTTCGGCGCTTGGCACAAGCACAGGGGAAATTCGCGATAATAAGTTTGAGAATACAGGCTTTGGATTGTCGATTGGACAACAATCTCAGGTTGTTTTAGCGAATAATAATATCTCTCGGAATGTGGATGGAATTATTATTTCTAATACAGCACAACCAACGTTGAGAGGAAATGCGATCGCTGATAACCAGCGCAATGGTTTAGTCGTTCTTAGTAGTTCCAATGGTTCTCCCCGCCCTGACCTTGGCACAACGATTTCACTGGGAAATAATACTTTCCGAAACAATCGTGAATTCGATATTAATAATGCTACGACTATTCCTTTAGTAGCTGTAGGCAATCAAATCAATCAATCACGGGTGAAGGGGTTACTGGATCTGAGAGCATCGAGTTCTCCAATTACCAATGCGATCGCTACTTCTGTCACTCCTGCACCACTGCCATCGATTCCAGCAGTTCCAAGCAATACTGCGCCTTCTACTCCAATTCAATCTAATCCCAATCCTAACCCGACTACAGTATTTGTACCAGCCAAGCCTCCTAGCTCTGGTCAAGTATTACCGAGTCCTGTAGTTTCCACTAATCCTAATGCTGCACCAACAACGATTATCATTGAGCGTGACTATAGCGCTCCTGCGACTCCTCCTAGAGTTGCGGCTTTACCACCAGCTACCCTTGATCCCACCACAGGCAAGCCTTTTCAATATCGAGTAGTTGTACCAGTCACTTCCACTGCCGTAACTCAGCGGGTAAAAACGGTTGTTCCCGATGCATTTCGGTTATCGCGTAGTGGTAGAACTGTGATGCAAGTGGGAGCCTACAGTGAGAATACTACTGCCAATCAACTAGTGCAGAAACTCGCCCAATCTGGTTTAAAAGCGGAAATCATTCCCTTTCGGTAGAAAAACAAGGGATTTAATTAAGTCCCTTGTTTTTCGTTTATTCAGTGCGATCGCTTAAGTTTGCAGCTTATTATTAGCGATCGCTTATCGCTGAGATGATAAAATTCCGCCATGATCGATAACATCTGTAAGTTTTTAGCAGAAAGTTTCTCCGCAGACTTCGCCAGTTGGCTACTTGGCGAAGCAATTACCCTAACTAAACTCGAACCTTCTGAACTCTCAGTCGAGCCAATTCGCGCCGACTCCGTGATATTTCTCGAATCAACCAAAATCATCCTTCATATTGAATTTCAGACCGAGCCAAATAAAAACATCCCCTTCCGCATGGCAGATTATCGGCTGCGGCTATATCGCAAATTTCCCGACAAACAAATCCATCAAGTCGTCATCTATCTCACCCCCAGCCAATCACCCTTAGTCCATGAAAACAAATTTAATATTGGCACGCTCAACCATGAATTTAACGTCATTAGACTATGGGAGCAACCAACAGAAGTATTTCAGCAATACCAAGGACTCTTCCCCTTTGCCACACTATCTCAAACTAATGATCCCGCAGAAATCTTAAGACAAGTTGCCAATCAAATTGAAAATATTGAAGATAAACAGATACAAAGTAACGTAGCTGCATCGACCGCTATAATATCAGGTATAGCCCTGAATAAAGAAATCATCCAAAGATTACTAAGGAGTGAAATCATGAAAGAATCAGTGATTTATCAAGAAATACTACTAGAAGGCAAAGCTGAAGGCAAAGCTGAAGGTATGGTCGAAGGTGAGGCTAAGGGTTTAGCGAAAGCATCTAATCAAATTGCCCTAAATATGCTGCGTTCCAACATTGCTATAGACTTAGTCGCCCAATTTACAGGACTAACCCTAAAACAAGTTCAAAGACTACAAAAGCTTTCCGCGAAACCATCCAAGTTGCCGAAGTCATCAAAAACCAAGCGATTAGAAAAACCTTGATTTATAAATTGCTCAATCCCGAAACAAGAAATCCCTAAAAGTGTTACTTTGCAATACTTTTAGGGATTTCTTTAGGAGCCAAGAGTGCGTGACCAAGCTCATAGGACAATAACGATAAGGTATCTTGAACTGACATCAATTGGCGACAGGTATCTCATAGGTCATGAAGTCGTAAGCAGGAATAGTATTCGCAAAAATCATTCTTGCTTCATTAACTAAATCTTCTAATAGAATAGGATTGCCAGGGGAATAGCGAGGACTAAAATGGGTCATAATTAATTGCTTCGCATTAGCCAATAGAGCCACCTGTGCCGCCATCGTACTAGTGGAATGCAACCGCTGAAATGCCATATCGGAATCTTGATGGGCAAAGGTAGACTCATGGATGAGTACATCAGCATTCTGGGCAAGCTCTACTGAGCTATCACAAAAAATTGTATCCGTGCAATAGGCAATCTTTCGTCCAATTTGAGGAGCGCCACAAAAATCTTTCCCATTGATTTTACGACCATCGGGAAGCGTAACCGTTTTACCCTGTTTCAATTCACCAAAAATAGGGCCTGGAGGGATATTCATGGAGATCGCTTTATCGACATCAAACTTACCAGCGCGATCGCGTTCTACCAAACGATAACCATGCGCCGTCACCTTATGTTTGAGCGGAGCTGCCATCATATAAAATTCTGAATCCTCACAAACTAGCCCCGCTTTGACCTTATGCACCTTGATCGAATAGGAGAGACGTGTCTCGCTGTAGCGCAAACAAGCATCGAGATAGTCTCCTAAACCTGATGGGCCATAAATATCAATGTGGCTAACATTCCCCGCCATGCCACAACTTGCCAACAATCCTGGCAAACCAAAAATATGATCGCCATGCATATGCGTAACAAAAATTTTCGTGATTTGGCTGATTTTTACATCACTTCGCAGCAACTGGTGCTGGGTTGCCTCGCCACAATCGAGCAACCAAACTTCGGCACGTTGAGGTAGCCGTACCGCCACACTGGAGACATTGCGCCCGCGTGTAGGCACGCCTGAACTAGTACCGAGAAAGGTGATTTGCATATCTAGTCATCAACAAAAATCTCGATGCGGCGGTTACCTTTACTATTACTGTCACCAGCACTGCTAGCCAAAGGACGACTAGCACCATAGCCAACTACCATCCAATAATAGGTTTGTTCGCCACGCAGTCTTGCCAAATATTCCCTAACTGCTGAGGCTCGTAAATAGGATAGAGTTAGCGCGTCCCCAGCATTGCTTACATCCATATGCCCATTAATCCTTACCCTCTTGCCTGTTGCCAATGGCAATTGGGCTGCAACTTCATCTAGTAAGCGAAAACTTTCTGGACGAATACTGGCTTTATTTGCCTCAAACAAAGCATCAGCAGAGAGGGTAAATTGCTGCTTCTTGTAATTTAAAAAGTTAAATGAAGGTTGCCATACTAAATCTGGACGAACGAATGAGATCGCTAAACCAATACTCAGTCCAGCGATCGCACTCACGCCCAAAACAGCGCTACGAATCAAAAAGGTGACCGCAGAGCGCCCCGTTTGCCTTAAATTGCCAGACGGCTTACCCGAAGATTTACCTATTGACTTATCTGGAGTCGGTAAATTTTCCACAGTTATTTCTTCTTTGCCTTAGAACTAACAGTCGTATCGATCAGTTCTAACTCCGTTGCTCGAAACGATACAATCTTTTCCCAGTTACCGCCACCAAAAATCACGGCAACACGTTCGTCGGTCACCCGTTGTACCTGTCCTTGAAAACCATAATAGGTGTCACCTTCATTGACTACCCGCACCGCAGAACCCGGAAAAATGATTGGCTGCATACTCTTTTCAAAACTCCTTACTATGCGTTTAACTAGGTTCACTCTAGCAAAATTACTTGAATTTTAAAAAGGTAATCTTCAAAGACATGAAAATTGCCCCTTAATTTATCCCAGCAAATCGGCTAAATCTTTAAAATAACAGTTTACTCGCTTTAGCGATCGCAGTCATGCTGATTAGTCTAATAGGTCTACCTGTTTCCTTCATATCATCAACGATTTTACTGATTGCTTTACCTATATCGTTTTTGGGTCTTGCTGCCCTTACCTTAATCCTAGCAACAAGCCATTGCCAAAGAGCAACCCGACAAACAGCAGAATCGCTAACAATAAGTTTTAGTAGTGAAAGCGACAGGTCAGAATTCTGATTTGATCGTCTAGAACTTCATAAGCTAGATGATGTTCTTGATCAATACAGCGTGACCAAAAGCTAGACAGATCGTGTTTTAGAGCTTCAGGCTATCCTATACATTCAAATGGATTACGTTGGACTTCACGAATCAGTTTGATGGTTATCAAAGCTTTTTTACAATCATTTTCAATCCACTAAGCTAAATCCTCAAAAGCATCTGCATCAAATTCCAAGTTTTTCACAGGCTGATTCCAAAGAGATTCCATCTTGTCGTTTTCTGGCTGCAAGCAGTCTTTCTTTCATGGATGGACTATTGAGTAAATAGGCAGTTTCTCTTTCTGCCATTAGTTCTTGCCAAAAAGCAACGGGGACAACTACAGAAACTGTTTGCCCTTCTGAATCGCAAACGTATTGTAATGCGTTAGTCATAACAGCCAATATTAAGTTACTGGATTAATCATAATTTATAACTGATCGCCCCTCATCACCCATAAAACCCGATCACCTATTTCTCCAATCATCCAGCGATCACACCCTCACCACTCAACACCCGATCGCATATTCCCCCAAATCAAACAGCGATCGCCCCTCACCACCCACAAACCCCGATCGCCAATTTCTCCACATCAAACAGCGATCGCATATCTCTTTATCATTCACATAGATATCGTTGACGTTTTCGGCAATTGAGATTAAATGCGATTCTGAGGATTAGGACTTAAGACAAATTTTTGACTGTGATTGCTGAGAATAATACTAATGGTGGTGGTAATCATGTCTAATTTCTGTTAAAAGTAACGTACAGTTTTCACAAGTAAATTTGCCATATGCAACGCCGAAAATTGCTTGAAAAACGAGTACGATAACTATTATTTAGACAACAACATCTCATGAAACTGATATTAGCTATCGTTTTATGGCTGAGCAATAAAATTATTGTCATTCTTTCTCTTTTTGCGGTATTGACAATCTTATTTACTGCAAATGATACTCTCAGACCATTAGGTCAGAATCTTTGGGAGCAATTTTCAGGGAAGGATGGGCAGGAAGTTGTTGATAAACTAAATGATGATATCAACAAACTAAATGATGATATTAAGGAGATTGAACGCACTACAACACCACAACTGAAAATAGATCTTGATCGTGAAAAGAACAATATCAAACTCCGCATTAAAGAAGAATGTGAGACGGAGGTTCCATGGTATGAATTTTATCGTTTGGATAAGCATTGGCTAAAAGAGCAACAGGAGCCAGCTTGTAAAGCCCTGAAAGACAGTCAGGTATTTTCTGAGCGCCTAGACAGAGAATATCTTGAACGCGAGAAAAAACTAAAGGATCTCATGAGGCAACTGGAGCCAAAACGTCTACAACTTAAAAATGCGGAACAAAAACTGGGTGGAGTATGGAAATTATTGGAAATAAATTTTCAAGAGAATTGGATACATATTTCTTACATCATTTTTCTGGTCTTATTTGCTTCTCCTTTATGGAAGATCTGGTGCTTTTATGGAATTGCTCCTTTCGCAGAAAAGTCGCCACCTATCCAATTAACTGATCCAATGACCAATGGAAATATGGTCTATAAAGAAGCAAAAAAGACAGTTAGTATTACAGTTGATCGACCTAATCCTTTATGTATGCGGATGGATTATATGAATCAATATGATCGTAATTTGGTTAAGCGAACACGATTGTTTTGGAAATGGTCTGCACCATTCATCAGTTATGCATCGGGATTGTTTGAGCTAACAGAATTTACTACTAAAAATATAGTTGAAGATGGAACTGTTGTTTTATCTCCTAAAACCGTAAGCAATTATATTACTGAAATAGAATTACAACAACATCATGGACTTGTTATTCATCCTTATTGTATTGTTGGAATCTCTGGGGATATTCAAGTAAAGACTCAATGGGTATGGAGCTTTCATAGTTGGCTAACAGGTCAACATCGGTACATTATTTTTTATGGGACAGGAAAGCTTTATTTAGAAGGAAGTGGAGGGATATATGTCATGGAAGCATCTCCAGCAAAGACGAGTGTTGAAAGTCATTTATTGATAGGTTTTGATAGCCGATTAGGATATTCAACGATCCGTACAGAGACATTTTGGCCGTATTTTCGTAACAAAGTTTCGTTAATTGATAATCAATTTTCTGGAAAAGGAGTATTTTTACGACAAGCAGTTGCTCCTGTAAAAGCACTTACTCCAATAGAAAAGAATTTTCAGTTTATTAGTAATCTTACTAGCATCGTCGGAAAATTTTTTGGTTTCTAGAATTAGGCTGTAAGCGATCAAACCCTCACCACCCAAACCCCGATCGTCTAAATCTCAACATCAAACGGCGATCATCAAACACTATTTCTGATTATAATGAATATAAAAATTGTGGGCAAAATGTATGATTTCTGCTACTTTATCGCCTAGCCTATCACCTACAGAATATCTAGAGTGGGAAGTAACACAAGAAGGTAGATATGAGTATGAGTATGGAGAGGTTATCGAGGTGACAGGTGGAAAGCTTGAAAATAATGAAATTGCTCTTAATTTAATTGTATTGCTCCGAAGTCATTTACGTGGTAAAGGTTGTCGTATCCTTGGTGGTGATGCGAAACTCATGACCATTCCGAGCAATGTTTATTACTTTCCTGATGTGGTTGTTAGTTGTGATTCTCGCGATCGCTATGCTAGGGAGTTCCTACAATATCCTTGTTTAATTGCGGAAGTCTTGTCCCCTGCTACAGAAAATCGTGATCGCGGGATTAAGTTACGCAACTATCTCAAGATCGACTCATTGCAAGAATATATGCTCATCAATTCAGATTTTCCGAGTATTGAGTTCTATCGTCGTAGAACTTGTACAGAGGTTTGGGAATATCTAACAATTAATAGTTCTGATTTAACCGTTAACGATCCCGAAGTTCAACTAACTAGCATAGATCTTAATCTTCCGCTATCACTCATTTATGAAAATGTTGATTTTAAGCAATCCTAAGCGCCTATTTCCTAAATAATGAATAGCCTATAATACTTGTTAAATCACATTAATTTTTATATTTGGAGATTGCCGATGGTGCAGGTTAGTACTCGTCTTTACTGGTTGTTCCAATCACTCATTGCTTTCACTCCCTATCTGCTGGCAGGTTTGCTAGCAGGCACACTCGTTTTAGCGCTAGGTGTTTTCATTGCTCGTTTCCTTCTCTGGGATTGGTTACTACCTTTTGAAGAGTTGTGCTTGTTGACTCTCAAAGAATGGACTAATCCAACCC harbors:
- a CDS encoding TetR/AcrR family transcriptional regulator, translating into MARPPKITNEEILIAAREIFLKEGFGASTLAIAEKAGISEASIFKRFATKQALFLAAIGITENPKWVKTLSSQTPTAAIKEELIVICEQMLAFYLEVMPRVFMLMNQGDLPHPPPMPPPHLRDTYLLASFLDKAIALKHLRSCDALIVAHMIVGPIINYIVSSNMDQKMPDALPLMKHTLVEPSIFIHNLIETLWEGLAPKPTQN
- the cobU gene encoding bifunctional adenosylcobinamide kinase/adenosylcobinamide-phosphate guanylyltransferase — encoded protein: MITLVTGATRSGKSEWAEQLAMRSQKNVIYIATATCYPDDAEWESRLQKHSDRRPENWQTLEVPMELAKAILGIKSDSNYILVDSLGTWLANLLEEDELAWSKIETELLQAIQVCKVDITFVAEEVGWGLVPEYKLGRIFRDRLGGLSRKIGAIADSVYLVTGGHAIDLTQLGEKLPS
- a CDS encoding Uma2 family endonuclease, yielding MVTQLAQKTYTVEEYLELELASETRSEYRNGEIIPMTGGTPNHNDISGNAYILLKALLKTKEYRVFHVDQRLWIPSLKQYAYPDVMVAPKPLEMQTGRKDTITNPCFIAEVLSRSTQNYDRSEKFANYRTIDTFQEYLLIDQYHIHVEHHVKTAVNQWLFSEYVDPNVTISLQFLDLPIQIADLYDNIEFI
- the thiC gene encoding phosphomethylpyrimidine synthase ThiC, whose amino-acid sequence is MTVGLKLPSAPTRRGEYRGTQMHCARQGIITEEMQYVAWRENLPVELVRAEVARGRAIIPANKNHTNLEPMGIGIAFRCKVNANIGASPNSSNIDEEVEKLHLSVKYGADTVMDLSTGGGDLDVIRTAIIKASPVPIGTVPIYQALESVHGRMENLTPDDFLHIIEKHAEQGVDYQTIHAGILIEHLPLVKNRLTGIVSRGGGILARWMLHHHKQNPLYTHFNDIIEIFKKHDVSFSLGDSLRPGCLHDASDEAQLAELKTLGQLTRRAWEHDIQVMVEGPGHVPMDQIEFNVRKQMEECSEAPFYVLGPLVTDIAPGYDHITSAIGAAMAGWYGTAMLCYVTPKEHLGLPNAEDVRNGLIAYKIAAHAADIARHRPNARDRDDELSTARYNFDWNKQFELSLDPERAKEYHDETLPADIYKTAEFCSMCGPKFCPMQEKVDAEAISELEKFLAKEPVTSV
- a CDS encoding DUF1565 domain-containing protein; this translates as MNKFPCPSLINVAFLLSLTVPSAAWAQAAQQKIVYVSPQGNDAQTYRTITAAIAANPQEGTIFQLSNGTYSQTTGESFPIRLPKGAILRGNPSANGNGVVISGGGRFVSPTFASQNIAIAAATNSRIEGITVTNSNPRGYGLWLESSRNVIIANNSFVSSTHDGIFLTGSANAYIGNNLFTNNKGSGISALGTSTGEIRDNKFENTGFGLSIGQQSQVVLANNNISRNVDGIIISNTAQPTLRGNAIADNQRNGLVVLSSSNGSPRPDLGTTISLGNNTFRNNREFDINNATTIPLVAVGNQINQSRVKGLLDLRASSSPITNAIATSVTPAPLPSIPAVPSNTAPSTPIQSNPNPNPTTVFVPAKPPSSGQVLPSPVVSTNPNAAPTTIIIERDYSAPATPPRVAALPPATLDPTTGKPFQYRVVVPVTSTAVTQRVKTVVPDAFRLSRSGRTVMQVGAYSENTTANQLVQKLAQSGLKAEIIPFR
- a CDS encoding Rpn family recombination-promoting nuclease/putative transposase — translated: MIDNICKFLAESFSADFASWLLGEAITLTKLEPSELSVEPIRADSVIFLESTKIILHIEFQTEPNKNIPFRMADYRLRLYRKFPDKQIHQVVIYLTPSQSPLVHENKFNIGTLNHEFNVIRLWEQPTEVFQQYQGLFPFATLSQTNDPAEILRQVANQIENIEDKQIQSNVAASTAIISGIALNKEIIQRLLRSEIMKESVIYQEILLEGKAEGKAEGMVEGEAKGLAKASNQIALNMLRSNIAIDLVAQFTGLTLKQVQRLQKLSAKPSKLPKSSKTKRLEKP
- a CDS encoding ribonuclease Z, which encodes MQITFLGTSSGVPTRGRNVSSVAVRLPQRAEVWLLDCGEATQHQLLRSDVKISQITKIFVTHMHGDHIFGLPGLLASCGMAGNVSHIDIYGPSGLGDYLDACLRYSETRLSYSIKVHKVKAGLVCEDSEFYMMAAPLKHKVTAHGYRLVERDRAGKFDVDKAISMNIPPGPIFGELKQGKTVTLPDGRKINGKDFCGAPQIGRKIAYCTDTIFCDSSVELAQNADVLIHESTFAHQDSDMAFQRLHSTSTMAAQVALLANAKQLIMTHFSPRYSPGNPILLEDLVNEARMIFANTIPAYDFMTYEIPVAN
- a CDS encoding OmpA family protein, which codes for MENLPTPDKSIGKSSGKPSGNLRQTGRSAVTFLIRSAVLGVSAIAGLSIGLAISFVRPDLVWQPSFNFLNYKKQQFTLSADALFEANKASIRPESFRLLDEVAAQLPLATGKRVRINGHMDVSNAGDALTLSYLRASAVREYLARLRGEQTYYWMVVGYGASRPLASSAGDSNSKGNRRIEIFVDD
- a CDS encoding NAD(P)H dehydrogenase subunit NdhS, which gives rise to MIFPGSAVRVVNEGDTYYGFQGQVQRVTDERVAVIFGGGNWEKIVSFRATELELIDTTVSSKAKKK
- a CDS encoding prevent-host-death protein, coding for MTNALQYVCDSEGQTVSVVVPVAFWQELMAERETAYLLNSPSMKERLLAARKRQDGISLESACEKLGI
- a CDS encoding AIM24 family protein gives rise to the protein MKLILAIVLWLSNKIIVILSLFAVLTILFTANDTLRPLGQNLWEQFSGKDGQEVVDKLNDDINKLNDDIKEIERTTTPQLKIDLDREKNNIKLRIKEECETEVPWYEFYRLDKHWLKEQQEPACKALKDSQVFSERLDREYLEREKKLKDLMRQLEPKRLQLKNAEQKLGGVWKLLEINFQENWIHISYIIFLVLFASPLWKIWCFYGIAPFAEKSPPIQLTDPMTNGNMVYKEAKKTVSITVDRPNPLCMRMDYMNQYDRNLVKRTRLFWKWSAPFISYASGLFELTEFTTKNIVEDGTVVLSPKTVSNYITEIELQQHHGLVIHPYCIVGISGDIQVKTQWVWSFHSWLTGQHRYIIFYGTGKLYLEGSGGIYVMEASPAKTSVESHLLIGFDSRLGYSTIRTETFWPYFRNKVSLIDNQFSGKGVFLRQAVAPVKALTPIEKNFQFISNLTSIVGKFFGF
- a CDS encoding Uma2 family endonuclease, which encodes MISATLSPSLSPTEYLEWEVTQEGRYEYEYGEVIEVTGGKLENNEIALNLIVLLRSHLRGKGCRILGGDAKLMTIPSNVYYFPDVVVSCDSRDRYAREFLQYPCLIAEVLSPATENRDRGIKLRNYLKIDSLQEYMLINSDFPSIEFYRRRTCTEVWEYLTINSSDLTVNDPEVQLTSIDLNLPLSLIYENVDFKQS